In Hemicordylus capensis ecotype Gifberg chromosome 4, rHemCap1.1.pri, whole genome shotgun sequence, the genomic window GACTTTGAAGGGGATTAGGCCCAGGGGGGAAAAACCTAGGAAATTTTGGTGAGGAAAAGTTTTcctgtgcctccccccaccccaccaaagacTCTCTCAGTCCTGGGAGACAAGCCTCCAAGGAGCAGGCTGGCCCCTCCCCATCTCCATCTAGTCTGGCCTCGGTTGCCAGATCTTTAGAACTGGTTTGGAAACTCCAAGAAGCAGCATCCCTCTCCAGGGGGCTTTTGGAAGCAgacctggagattttaatggtgtGAGAGAATTATTAGGGGGAAACATCCCAAGGAATAGCTTCTGTGAGTGCTCAGAGAACGTTAGAGCACTTTGAGATCTTCTGCTCCACCCCCCTGCGCCATGCAAGAAACTGCTACATCATCCCTGCCAGATAGGCCATCCAGTCTGTTTACAAACCTCTAAAAAAAATAAGAGCTCACCACTGCAGCAGGCAGACAGTTCCTCTGTGAAACAGCACTTTTACAGGAAGGGCTAAAAgtcttggggctttttagttttgggGGGAAAGACTGCTCAGGCAGGGGGCATGTTAAAGGTCTATACAAGAAGGCAGGGGTCCTCTCCctgggggccccagatgttgttgggctgcagCTCCCAACTTCCTCAGCCATCTGGACACCTATGGCTGGGAACCGCTGCTCTGGGAAACCACCAGCCAGCTGTATCCCTGTATGTCTGCCAGGGGCAAAGACGCAGGCTGAGCATTCAAGACTCTAACCTGCGCTCTGCAAACCAAgctaggtgggagggagggcggaaTCGGGCAAGCCATCAGCGGGGACTTGTGAGAAGCATATAGAGGTGGGAGGAGGTCAAGGCGTCCAAGCATTGTCTAGCAGAGTTCCTTTTAacagtcacaggaacataggaagctgccttacgctGTGTCAGACCTtcagtccatctcgctcagtattgtctacacagactggcagtggttctgccaagctttcaggcaggagtctctcccagccctacctggagatgctatcagggattgaacctggagccgcCTCCtgtatgcaaacagatgctctgccactgaaggacagccccgttCCCTCAGTGGGATATCTTATAGACTCACGtgctgtctcccatccaaatgcaaaccaaggcagaccctgcttagcaaaggggacaattcatgcttccttccacaagACCTCTAACCTCCCTATATTTTAATAAGCTTAAGCAACAGTAACAAGCTACATACCTACAGACTTCTACCTAATCAATGTATTTCCTTCTCTTGGTTCTGTTCAACATTGTCTCTGCCCATCTTCCACACATTTATACCCATTTACCCAACTTACTGGTGTCTTCTTTTTCTTTAGAGAGTGATGGTTCTTTCAGTGGGGAGAATTGGTGTACAGCAAGAATAATTGTGGGATGTGCCCTTCCTGGTGTGTTGGGAAAAAcgtcctccaccaccacctcagccCTCTCAACAGTTTTTCAGCcaggtagagaggagagctggtctggtggtagcaagcatgacttgtccccttagctaagcagggtccaccctggttgcatatgaatgggagactagaagtgtgagcacggtaagatattcccctcaggggatggagccaccgctctgggaaaagcagaaagttcccagtttcctccctggcagcatctccaagatatggctgagagagattcctgcctgcaaccttggagaagccgctgccagtcgcagtagacagtgctgagctagatggaccaagggtctgactctgtatatggcagcttacgatgtccctatgtccctatgtctgaTCAGCTCTGGACCTGCTTAGCCTCAACAGTGCcacagccggggcgggggggcattgGCTTGTCCTTGTTTGTCCAGAAGGTTGCAGGAGTGACCACGTCTACAAGAGAGTAAATAACAGCTGTTCCTCCAAAACACGGATGAGTTTTGTCGTTTGCTGCCGTTTAGATGGATTGGAAGATACAAAGCCAAGGCTACAGAGCAGCATATAGACACGCCTGCTGAAAAAGAGATGAAATACACCCCTCTCCAGTAATGTAAAGACTAATTTCACTGCAAACTGCCCAAAGAGGTGAGTTtggggtgctatataaatatgttaaatatgtcaaagaaagaaagaaaaataaaagtggGTGAAGTTGCCTGAAAATTGCTATTTTTTGACCCAGCTGTCAGAAATTCCTCCTCCCAAGGAAACACACTCCAGCTGCTAGTCCCAGataagagagagaaatatttcacaCCAGTGCTTGAGTCTGCTGATGAAGGCAAAGCCAAAAAATGAACCCTGGTCAGGGCAATTCTATGCGACACACAGACAGAGCTGAACCCAAGAGGGAGTTCAGCAGGTTCCATTTATATGTTTGACTCTTTCTGTCCTGCCCAGGGGTGTATATaatggagcagatgggttcaaagaacgcagccccccagctcctgagggcccccagctccactccttcctgtttttcttcattatctccctcactctaaggggccatggggggggagggacgacACAGGGGCTCCTCTCCcctcgctacacccctggcccTGCCTTTGGATCAAGTGGACCTTAGAGTAGCTTCCAAAGCGAAGAAGACGGGAGGCTCCCCTGTTGAAGGCAGTGCAGTTTCTTTTGGCACTCCTGCTCCATTGCCCGGGAGTGCCCCATTGGAAGACTGAAGACCAACCAATGATCTCTCCCCACAGCCCTGGGGGGCATTTGAAATTAATGTTGAAAAtaagtgtaagatattccctttgggggatggagcagaaggttccctctctggcagcatctccaagatagggctgagagagagactcctgcctgcagccttggagaagcggctgccagcctgtgtagacaatactgagctagtcagaccaaggatctgactctgtatatggcagcttcctccccGTTCAGACAAACGCTTTTAATTTCTTCagtgtgggcccccagatgttgttggactacaacttccatcacccccggacatggcctttgtgcctgaggatgatgggagttgtagtccaacaacatctgggggcccaaggttaagaaaccctgccttagagaaatctttggttttttgtttttaaacacacacacacacacacacacacacacccctgagaacacatgcggggggggggggaaagcaagtTTATTGAAAGGGGGAAAGGCCCCGGGCTCGCCTCGCTCCCTCGGATCCACCACACAGCGAAGGTgtctgcctgtctcctcctcgcTTCAGCGCCCGGCTTGCTTAGCGGCCAGCGACGACTCCAGACGGCGCGGCGCAGCGAGATCCGCGGGGCTTCGGGGCGTGCGGGCGCCCTCGACGGGCACGGCGAAGGAGACCAGCACGGCGGAGGCAAAGAAGGGCGGCGGACAGCgcgagagggaaggaaggagcccCAAGAGAGGCGCTGGCAAAGCGGGCGTCGAGGAGCCGCCTGGCCGGAGGCAGCCGCAGCAGCTGCGCCTGCGGGGCCGCCTTCCTTCCTACTGGGCCGCCGGCGGCGGAGTCGCTTCGGGGTTGGCAggcggcggctgcggcggcggcgcctcCTTGGCCTCGGGGAGGCTGCCTGCTGCGATGGCTGGCGCGAGAgggggcgccgccgccgccggcgggTCGGGGCCTTGGCGGATGGTGATGGGGATGGCCCTCTCCTCGGCCGGCGGCGAGGTCAGGCGCGGCGCCTCGATGCGCAGGCAGCCGCCCTCGGGGGCGAGGGTGCAGGCCACGGCGTCGAGGTTGGCGTCGTCGGGCAGGCGGACCTCCTTGCGCACCTCGCGGTACTCGTGCGAGACGCAGCCCTCCTCCTCCGTCTTCTTGGTGTGTTTGCCGCTCACCGTCACCTTCCTGCCGTCCAGCTTCACCGACAGCTCCTCCGGGGAGAAGCCGGCCACGCTGACGGCGAAGCggtagttgctgctgctgctgctgctgctgccgccggcgTCGTCTTCGTCCTCGGCGGCCAGGGAGCCGCCGCCGTACCTGCTGGACCGGTtcctggccccgccgccgctgcccaccCAGGAGGAGGCCAGGCACGGGTAGGCGTCCACCAGCACGGCTCGCATCCGCTCCATCTCCTCCAGGTGCACCTGCATGTCGCACACCAGCTTGTCCAGCAGGCTCTTGGGGGGCAGCCCCACCGGGACGTATTCGACGGCGGGCTCCCGGTAGAGCCACGTGGATTTGCGGCTGGTGCGGTGGTGCAGGTGCGGCCGCTCGTCTCGGGAGTAGCCCGCCATGGCTGGCGCTGCTGCCTTGCTCGTCGAGGCTACGAGggcgccgcggcggcggcggcggcgggcgagCAGGAGCTCCCTTGCAGCCCGTCCCCCCGGGCCGGCCAGCTGCCGCTTCCTGGGCGGTGCGAACGAGGGCGAAGAGCGCGCTCTCTAACGGCACCTGCTGCTGGGATTCGGTTCTGGAACCCCAGAATTGGGGCGGGCGCCTGCGGCAAGAGCGCGCGGAGCGGAGGCAGCCGAAGCCTGTCGGCGAGAGGGCTGATGGTGGCTTTCGCTGCTTCTCCCcctcagaggaggaatggggCTTGGAAGAACTACTCCACTTCTCTGACTGGCTCGTACTGTGCAGCAGCGACCCCCAGGTAGAAGGGGAGGGTGCTGCAGCAGGCATGGCACCCCGCAGCCGCTGTTTAATCATACAActttttatttgttagctgccccataacaaatggtCCCCTGGGCCGCTCACAACTCAGCATTCCAACCTCAAGTACAAACAGGTAACACATGAAAGTACAACACACCAAACAATACAACATGCAATACAATTTACAAACTTGTTAaaagtcactttttaaaaacaaacctatTAAATACATTTAATGTGTGTATATGAGACTGTGAGCGGTCCCCTAGGGAAGCCTTAAGAAAATCTTAAAGGAaataactagggttgccaactaacCAGGAAACCCACCAGACTTGCTCTTGCAacttttaacagcagtttgatcTGCAACAATTTGCAAGTGACTATCtccagatatcattaaaagcttcTCCTGCTGGTCAAACAGTTTAGGCATAAAAAGAAAAGCTGGCAACCTTCAAAACTGCTAGATATGCATTTGTTTTTTCTGGCTTTCTTATTTTCCATTCTGCCAACTAGATAGGAGGATGACATTCTGGCTGCTGGGTTCAGCATCCTTGTTGATCAATGTTGGgttggtttgctttttaaaatattgattaCTGAGCTCTGTCTTGACTTATTTTTGTGAGTCTGGTGCCCTTTTTCCTTGGGCTTCCCCACCTTTAGCTGCTGCTGTGAATGTGTCTACATTGCAATTTTTCATAGCTGGATTTCTCCAGGTTTGCTTTACCTTTTATATAGGGCTGTTATTTTATATGGCTGAGCTTActgattatatttgtacactgccccaaacttcagtgtctgtgtggtttacaacataaaacaaattaaaacagacataaatacctttaaacaaattaaaaccacaagtctcgttaaaaagcttgggtgaaaaatgtgcctttaaagaccttttaacaattgtcagagatggggaggctcttatttcagcagggagcacgttggggcagcaagagagaaggcctgtccctgtgtcgCCCTATCAGACGAgcaagtggcaactgcagacaaacctttccggatgatctcaatgggcagtggggctgcccatggtgaagaagacgtcctcttaaatactcaggacctaaactgttcagggcttcataggtaataaccagcaccttgtattttgcccggaaacttattggcagccagtgtattctttcaacacaggagtaatatggtctgagatgatccagagaccaaccttacTGTTGCACTCTGTACcatctgcagtttccggactatgtacaaaggcagccccacataaagcacattgcagtaatccagcctagaggttaccagcagatgtaccaccgttttgaggtcatttatctcaagaaatggcacatcagctggcacatcagccgaagctgatagaaagcaactctggccaccacctcaacctgagtcaccagggagaggtttggatccagaagcactcccagactacgtacttGGGATGTACTCCAAATCCTGTGTTTGCTCATAACTGGTGTGTGATCTTGTACCCAAACAAGTGGCCTGTCTGCGTTTTCTTCCATGTTGAGTTGTCTAGTTGCCATTGTCGTACATCAGATACATTGATCTAGATCTAAATTGTTGTagatcaaacttgggtcctcagatgtggctggactacaattcctatcatcttccccagccacaatgaccaaagccATTGAATGGCCAGAATGAACCAGAATGGCCAGGctattgtgactagggatgatgggaattgtagtccaacaacatctagggattcATAGTTATTAATTCTGCTTTAAGAACTGAGCATTGCATTAGGTCCATGTGAACTGCACACTCTGGTTTCCGGAGCTTTTGAAGGCAGACAGTGACAAGAAATGGTAGAATCACACAGTCAATGAAATGTTAGGAGGAGGATGCATCCAATTTCTCCAGTCTCCCTTCACTTTCTGTCATTTAGGACCTCTTAATGAAATTGAAAGCAAATCTAGGCATTCACAACTCTTCATCAAcaggtgggcacacacacacacaacacaacctGCTTTTCAGAAATAGTGGAAACTGCCAACATGAGCAAGAAGGAGCCATTGTACTGAAAAAACAGAGTCGGCTGATTTCCTGATGGGTCCTCAACAGAGACAACACTCAAGAAAGAAATGGCAATGACAGTGTAAAGACAAAAAGGTCCCTCCTGGCAAGTAGAAAGCCTGTATCAATGAAAAGAGAGCCAACAATTGCATGGGAATAACGTCCAAACTTCTGCAAAAAGAGTGACAATAGAGTGTGAGGGCAAAAGAAAAGTCCCACAGGACAAAGGGAGAGGGGCCTGAAGCATCTTGGACAGAGGATGGAGTCCGAGAGCTGAGTTAGGACAGCTGCCgactggaagaggaggagcagtcCGGAGCcaatgaggctggggatgatgggaatggtggttcaacaacatctggaacataggaagctgccttatactgagccagacctttgggccatcttgctcagttttgtctacacagttCGGCAGCGACTACTCcaatgttacaggcaggagtctctctcagccctatcttggagatgctgccagggagggaacttggaaccttttgtgtgcagatgctcttcccagagcggccccatcccctaaggggaatatcttacaatgctcttccattcagatgcacaccagggtggaccctgctttgctaaggggactattcatgcttgctactgcaagaccagttctcccctagcaaaccagctctcctctagtgaAAGCTCACTTTGTATATTTGTGTATATGGTGagccggtgtggtgtagtggttagagtgctggactagaactggggagacccgagttcaaatccccattcagccatgagactagctgggtgactctgggccagtcacttctctcagcctaacctacctcacaaggtcattgtgaggataaaaataaccatgcacacactttgggctccctggaggaagagcgggatataaatgtaagtaaataactAAGTAAATgcacacatccctatttttaaaaaattgacaggTGGTTTTAGCTTTATGCTTGCTGATGTAATCCTCTGCTCCAGTCCCTATGCAAATGTTGCTCAGAGGAAGAATAATATCTTTTCCCTAGGACAATGCACTTTTTCAcgtcagcagctgctgctgcccttgctttcagagggaggagagctgagcttatagtagcaagcatgcattgtcccctttgctaagtagggtctgtcctGTCCACCAATCCACACCCTAACCTTGCATTGGCAGAGGGGTGCAAGGGTGCATCTCAGGAAGATGAATTCTGTCCTCCTTTATGGATTTTGTTGCCGCTGAATTACCATGTTTTGGAGGTCTAAGCTTCTGTGCTGGAATAGAAGGTTTGCTGCTGCACATCTCATTTGTCAAACATGTATTTCAGTATCTCATGCAAATGGAGCCACCTTGTGGCCACATACTCCATATCTGTGGAAGCTTTAGTCTCCACACGTTATTTTGATCTATGCTCAGAGCAGTGGGAAGTTCCACCAGTGCTACTAAGATTCTGGATCCCTTTGGAGGgaagatcactggaggcttacggcgtgtctttgtaatatttggcttATTTACAATTATACATGTTGAGCATCAGTTGGAGGTGAAACAGCACCTAACCCCACAGGCAGCAAAAAGTTGCATTAGCTCTCCAGAGAGGAAAGCCTTGCACACCACACTCtaagctgctcctgctctttccTGCTGCTTTGTTCCAGCCTCTCCAAAAttcagtctttctctctctctctctctctctgccccaagcTGCTCCCCACAGCTCtttttgggggaaaggggagtCACTTTACACTCTTGCGTCAGGTGGAGATATATGCCGTCTTACAATACTTTCATGGCATCCCCCGTTCAGAATGCTTCAGAGCCATTTCAttggcctcctggactatcagCCAGCATACTGCCCAACAAAGATTGCCAAGTGGCCATTATCTAATCTAATAATATAGAGATGCCTTCTTCCGAGCCAGACCCTTCCCTGACTGTcagcagcactccagggtttcagatggagaagagtctttcccatctctacctggagatgctgccacggattaAACCCGGGAGCTTGtgcattataattattataattatcatcatcatcatctttattattttgcattattattatttatttatttatttatttatttattacatttatatcctgctcttcctccaaggagcccagaacggtgtactacatacttgagtttttctttcacaacaaccctgtgaagtaggttaggctgagagagaagtgactggcccagagtcacccagcaagtatcatggctaaatggggatttgaactcgggtctccccggtcctagtccagcactctagccactacaccacgctggctcatgagCAGATGAAAAGCATGTGTTCTATCCCTGATCTACAGATGGTCTTCAAGAACATGGGAAACTTATCCCGAGTTGGTTCATTGAGCCATCTAGCATCGTCATGTCTTTCCAAACTCTCGTGGCAGGTGCTGGGGATTAAACTTCAGACCTCCTGCATGAGAAGCAGAGACTCTGGCACTGAGTTCTGGATGCCGGTGAAGCACTTTTTGACTGAGTCAGATCCATCTGGGCTCAAACTGCTGCTGGGCCTGGTATAGTCAAACAAGAGCtgcagagcctcaggttggccatccctggtccacactgactggcagcagctgggcagaggttcag contains:
- the LOC128323078 gene encoding heat shock protein 30C-like, whose translation is MAGYSRDERPHLHHRTSRKSTWLYREPAVEYVPVGLPPKSLLDKLVCDMQVHLEEMERMRAVLVDAYPCLASSWVGSGGGARNRSSRYGGGSLAAEDEDDAGGSSSSSSSNYRFAVSVAGFSPEELSVKLDGRKVTVSGKHTKKTEEEGCVSHEYREVRKEVRLPDDANLDAVACTLAPEGGCLRIEAPRLTSPPAEERAIPITIRQGPDPPAAAAPPLAPAIAAGSLPEAKEAPPPQPPPANPEATPPPAAQ